A region from the Hypomesus transpacificus isolate Combined female chromosome 11, fHypTra1, whole genome shotgun sequence genome encodes:
- the cacul1 gene encoding CDK2-associated and cullin domain-containing protein 1 — translation MEDMEEDSFDLLDDHNHNYCENGTHLYLRTKMSDAPQPQPVSPVPLMLRDHEKVCSSSTSNSKLMDLDSSSESSSEISDIDSHASSALAGALTLNSASKFLMNAMTEEDYRSTYWPNLEKAIDHLLIQNPSDHISISYEQIYSYVYKCVCQQHSELLYKDLMSKITIHLQQVSSDLQICPTENFIESFNLALTQYTAALQCIVPVFIYMNKFYIETKLNRDLKEDLMKLFTDHVAEKHVNTLIPLLIKAHSMPFQVRPSTMASVVKGLYCLKPEWAQSAPALFSGFIPQINPPAVESQLSDYAAHDQQLQMELSLKGFSRGDQSRKRTSEDSP, via the exons ATGGAGGATATGGAAGAAGACAGCTTTGACCTACTTGATGACCACAACCATAACTACTGTGAGAACGGAACCCACTTGTATCTCAGGACCAAAATGTCAGATGCTCCCCAGCCACAACCTGTCTCACCGGTGCCTCTCATGCTAAGGGACCATGAAAAGGTCTGTTCCAGCAGCACCAGTAATTCAAAGTTAATGGACTTAGATTCGAGCAGCGAGAGCAGCAGTGAGATCAGCGACATTGATAGCCACGCTTCGTCAGCTCTTGCCGGAGCACTGACTCTGAACTCAGCCTCAAAGTTTC TAATGAATGCTATGACGGAGGAGGATTATAGGAGCACATACTGGCCAAACCTGGAGAAAGCCATTGACCACCTACTCATCCAAAACCCCTCGGACCACATCTCTATTTCATATGAGCAAATATACAG TTatgtgtacaagtgtgtgtgtcagcaacaCTCAGAGTTGCTGTACAAAGACTTGATGTCGAAGATTACTATCCACCTCCAGCAAGTATCTTCAGACTTACAG ATTTGTCCAACAGAGAATTTTATTGAAAGTTTCAACCTTGCTCTAACTCAATACACAGCTGCTCTTCAATGCATAGTTCCTGTATTCATATACATG AATAAGTTCTACATTGAAACAAAGCTAAATAGAGACTTGAAAGAAGATCTTATGAAGCTGTTCACTGATCATGTTGCAGAAAAACATGTGAACACATTGATTC CTCTTCTGATCAAAGCCCATTCCATGCCCTTTCAAGTCAGACCATCAACTATGGCTAGTGTGGTTAAAGGCTTGTATTGTCTCAAACCAG AGTGGGCTCAGTCAGCTCCTGCCCTGTTCTCTGGATTCATCCCTCAGATCAACCCTCCAGCAGTGGAGTCTCAACTCTCTGACTATGCAGCTCATGACCAGCAATTGCAGATGGAGCTCTCTCTTAAGGGCTTTTCCAG AGGTGACCAGTCTCGCAAGAGGACCAGTGAGGATTCGCCGTAG
- the sirt1 gene encoding NAD-dependent protein deacetylase sirtuin-1, whose amino-acid sequence MRHLNHPAVDRGRIFHHGPQRLYELKMADEDNILVGACSSTPDMDEPASKRPKISMAIECGLKIVQTEQVICGAEAGERWAEVALARPEERGVEPVMAVEQAPAALQGADNGQMVLDPHGRVVKVDKTSVDGLAEEQAEPLGQDGALFPNGHATSDCANEDDDRSSHASSSDWTPQPQIGSYSFIQQHIMRETDPRTILKDLLPETVLPPDLDDMTLWQIIINISEPPKRKKRKDINTLEDVVRLLHESKKILVLTGAGVSVSCGIPDFRSRDGIYARLAVDFPDLPDPQAMFDIEYFRRDPRPFFKFAKEIYPGQFQPSPCHKFISMLDKQGKLLRNYTQNIDTLEQVAGVQRIIQCHGSFATASCLVCKHKVDCEAVREDIFNQVVPHCPRCPDIPLAIMKPDIVFFGENLPEFFHRAMKQDKDEVDLLIVIGSSLKVRPVALIPNSIPHEVPQILINREQLPHLNFDVELLGDCDVIINELCHRLAGDFEQLRYNTLRLNEITEKPPRLPTSTEQPLCEALPSTHSEQIEEQKQPNTEVKSSEDSGTHSGKDVLELSPGVSPGPCPKAQSLKADTLGRSESQTVDPQPEEVEQQEGLNDQNLNREIHRRCWMSRVSRSPISKRLEKSQYLFQAPNHYIFHGAEVCSDSEDETSSSCGSDSEDSCCSADGMEDEDEDEDEDEDSEAEEPSMPAVEGEGCHRDTLPHKQANKDTLSVQTNSTAENVKSTTNL is encoded by the exons ATGCGCCATTTAAATCATCCAGCTGTCGACCGCGGAAGAATTTTTCACCACGGTCCACAGCGGCTGTATGAGCTGAAGATGGCGGACGAGGACAATATTCTTGTTGGAGCCTGTTCTAGCACTCCAGATATGGACGAACCAGCCTCTAAAAGACCGAAAATAAGCATGGCAATTGAATGTGGGCTTAAAATCGTTCAGACAGAACAAGTGATTTGCGGAGCAGAGGCTGGTGAGCGTTGGGCGGAGGTGGCTCTTGCGCgtccagaggagaggggggttgagCCGGTGATGGCGGTAGAGCAGGCCCCAGCAGCATTACAAGGCGCAGACAATGGGCAAATGGTCCTGGACCCTCACGGAAGAGTCGTAAAAGTGGACAAAACATCAGTAGATGGACTAGCTGAGGAGCAAGCAG AACCTCTTGGTCAAGACGGGGCTCTTTTTCCCAACGGGCATGCTACCTCCGACTGTGCCAACGAGGATGATGACAGGTCCTCCCATGCAAGCTCCAGTGATTGGACCCCGCAACCTCAAATAG GGTCCTACAGTTTTATTCAGCAACACATCATGAGAGAAACTGATCCAAGAACCATTCTCAAAGACCTGCTTCCTGAGACCGTGCTTCCTCCCGACCTGGATGACATGACTCTATGGCAAATCATCATCAACATCTCAGAACCTCCTAAAAGAAAGAAGCGCAAAGATATTAACACACTGGAGGACGTGGTCAGGTTACTTCATGAAAGCAAAAAGATCCTAGTGCTTACTGGAGCTGGG GTGTCTGTTTCATGTGGTATACCAGACTTCCGGTCAAGGGATGGTATTTATGCAAGACTTGCCGTTGACTTCCCTGATCTTCCAGACCCTCAAGCAATGTTTGATATAGAGTACTTTAGAAGAGACCCAAGACCTTTCTTTAAGTTTGCCAAG GAGATCTACCCAGGACAGTTCCAGCCATCACCCTGTCACAAGTTTATATCTATGCTGGATAAGCAGGGGAAGCTTCTACGAAACTACACTCAGAACATTGACACCCTGGAACAAGTGGCTGGTGTTCAAAGAATTATTCAGTGTCATG GGTCTTTTGCAACAGCATCCTGTCTAGTTTGTAAACACAAAGTTGATTGTGAGGCCGTAAGAGAAGACATCTTTAATCAG GTTGTCCCTCATTGTCCACGGTGTCCTGACATCCCTCTGGCAATCATGAAACCTGATATTGTCTTCTTTGGAGAGAATCTTCCAGAGTTCTTTCACAGAGCAATGAAGCAAGACAAAGATGAAGTAGATCTCCTTATTGTGATAGGGTCCTCACTTAAAGTGCGACCTGTTGCACTCATCCCAA ACTCCATTCCTCATGAAGTGCCTCAAATCCTGATCAATAGGGAGCAGCTGCCTCACCTCAACTTCGATGTGGAGCTTCTCGGcgactgtgatgtcatcatcaaTGAGCTCTGTCACCGACTAGCAGGAGACTTTGAACAACTGCGCTACAACACCTTAAGACTCAATGAGATTACGGAGAAACCCCCTCGATTACCCACCTCCACAGAGCAACCACTTTGTGAGGCCTTGCCTTCTACACACAGTGAGCAGATAGAGGAACAGAAGCAACCAAATACAGAAGTCAAGTCCTCAGAAGACAGTGGAACACATAGTGGCAAAGACGTTCTTGAACTATCACCAGGAGTATCACCAGGACCCTGTCCAAAAGCCCAGAGTCTTAAGGCTGACACGCTAGGCAGGTCAGAGTCACAGACAGTAGATCCACAACCAGAAGAAGTGGAACAACAAGAGGGACTAAATGACCAAAACCTTAACCGTGAAATTCACAGACGATGCTGGATGAGTCGAGTCAGTCGCAGTCCAATCAGCAAGCGCCTTGAGA AAAGTCAATATTTATTTCAAGCACCAAATCACTACATCTTCCACGGGGCTGAAGTGTGCTCCGACTCTGAAGATGAGACATCTAGTTCCTGTGGAAGTGATAGTGAGGATTCCTGCTGCAGTGCTGATGGGATGGAGgatgaggacgaggacgaggatgaggatgaggacagTGAGGCTGAGGAGCCAAGTATGCCagcagtggagggagagggctgccacagagacacactgccaCACAAGCAAGCCAATAAGGACACCTTAAGCGTGCAGACAAACAGTACAGCTGAAAACGTTAAGAGCACCacaaacctttaa
- the dnajc12 gene encoding dnaJ homolog subfamily C member 12 has protein sequence MDNLLNSKPDNLEDYYGLLGCDELSSMEQIVNEYRVRALTCHPDKHPDNPRAVEDFQKLREAKEILCNESSRKMYDLWSRSGVTISFHDWQSLKNSVKTSMHWAVRSKKEPMLEDSKSTSPVSSDEADTHFVSSEIPSPGALPSQSHCCHCRFRWAADSPSSLLQKFRNYEI, from the exons ATGGATAACCTTTTGAATAGCAAGCCCGATAACCTAGAGGATTATTACGGATTATTAGGGTGTGATGAATTATCGTCG ATGGAACAGATCGTCAATGAATACAGGGTCAGAGCCTTGACATGTCATCCAGACAAGCACCCTGATAATCCAAGAGCAG TTGAAGATTTTCAGAAGCTGAGGGAAGCCAAAGAGATTTTGTGTAATGAGAGCAGCAGAAAAATGTATGACTTGTGGAGTAGAAGTGGAGTTACTATATCGTTCCATGACTGGCAATCTCTGAAAAACTCTGTAAAAACG TCAATGCATTGGGCTGTTAGGTCCAAAAAGGAACCAATGTTAGAGGACTCCAAGTCAACCTCCCCTGTTTCTTCTGatgaggcagacacacactttgTATCATCAGAGATACCCTCACCTGGTGCCTTGCCGTCCCAAA GTCATTGCTGCCATTGCCGTTTCCGCTGGGCTGCTGATTCACCTTCCAGTCTTCTACAGAAGTTCAGAAATTATGAAATCTAA